Proteins from one Halopseudomonas pelagia genomic window:
- the cadR gene encoding Cd(II)/Pb(II)-responsive transcriptional regulator — protein MKIGELAKLTDCQVETIRYYEHEGLLPAPARSENNYRLYTSEHLEKLTFIRNCRTLDMTLDEIRSLLALMDQPRENCGDVDRLVDEHIQHVDSRIKSLLALHQQLVDLRHRCAFGRGAEACGILQRLTTSGGVNAPAESNHSHVGKSHRH, from the coding sequence ATGAAAATTGGAGAGCTGGCCAAGCTTACTGATTGTCAGGTTGAAACGATTCGCTATTACGAGCATGAAGGGCTGTTGCCTGCTCCGGCGCGCAGCGAGAATAATTATCGGCTTTACACCAGTGAGCATCTTGAGAAACTAACGTTTATTCGTAACTGCCGAACACTAGACATGACGCTGGACGAAATCAGAAGCTTGCTGGCGCTGATGGATCAGCCGAGAGAAAACTGTGGGGATGTTGATCGTTTAGTTGACGAACACATCCAGCATGTAGATTCGCGTATTAAAAGTCTGCTCGCATTGCACCAACAATTGGTTGACCTGCGTCACCGCTGCGCTTTTGGGCGCGGGGCAGAGGCGTGTGGGATACTTCAGCGCCTGACTACCTCAGGCGGCGTGAATGCGCCTGCAGAAAGTAATCACTCCCACGTGGGGAAAAGCCACCGTCACTAA
- a CDS encoding DsbA family protein, whose product MNRRALVLTISAVIIAGFVAAALLYQRSSAPQDAPTVTQTTGSLVRFHSPSLGPINAPVTIVEFFDPSCESCRAFYPYVKQIMEKYPKDVRLVVRYVLFHQGSEEAVRLLETARMQGLYEPVLAAVLEAQPLWHDDATAQKAWEAAAAAGLDIEKARASMNSSAIDEILAKDAADVQEVGIQGTPTFYVNGKLLTEFGPGPLLELVESELENVR is encoded by the coding sequence ATGAACAGACGTGCCCTTGTACTGACCATCAGCGCAGTCATCATTGCCGGATTTGTTGCTGCAGCACTGCTTTATCAGCGCTCCTCTGCGCCACAGGATGCGCCGACAGTCACCCAGACGACCGGCTCGCTGGTACGTTTTCATTCACCATCACTCGGGCCAATCAATGCGCCGGTCACTATCGTCGAGTTTTTCGATCCTTCGTGTGAGAGCTGTCGGGCATTTTATCCCTACGTAAAACAGATTATGGAGAAGTACCCTAAGGACGTGCGTCTGGTCGTGCGCTACGTACTCTTTCACCAAGGTTCAGAAGAGGCAGTGCGTCTATTGGAGACGGCACGCATGCAGGGGTTGTACGAGCCGGTATTGGCCGCAGTACTGGAAGCACAACCGTTGTGGCATGACGACGCGACAGCGCAGAAAGCCTGGGAAGCAGCTGCAGCAGCCGGGCTGGATATCGAGAAGGCGCGCGCCAGTATGAATTCGTCAGCTATCGATGAAATCCTGGCCAAAGATGCAGCTGATGTACAAGAGGTTGGAATTCAAGGCACGCCCACGTTCTACGTCAACGGGAAACTCCTGACCGAGTTTGGTCCGGGGCCGTTGTTGGAACTGGTGGAAAGTGAGCTAGAAAACGTGCGTTAA
- a CDS encoding TolC family protein has product MLALLLVPFDAMSAVLSRESLTIQEAMAVAFAENPDLAAARWEADIAKGSVIQAASLPNPELSVAVEDTRRESSLTSVEFTQPIELGGKRRARTTFAERDRDVALIQTEQKVNELRSAVIHAFYSALRAQEAFELSGKAVELATRGAAVAQGRVTAGKASPMEATRAQLELSDIQLKMESARFDLENAYSMLALVGGQGAPFFNSVEGSFEALPALPASEIILSRVEGVPEVRLARMNILRAEANVGVEKAERIPTVSLSVGSQYDRALGQRVNLVGVSVPLPLFNRNRGALLSAARGADQARDIGQATELRMRAEVRRTLEQWKYAKREVHSLNTRLLPDSENALEGAVRGFEMGKFALIDVLDAQRTFFAVQSRYMDSLGRAIDAWVKLEKIYGVELGVELDAEFDR; this is encoded by the coding sequence TTGTTGGCTCTGTTGCTGGTTCCTTTTGACGCGATGTCTGCGGTGCTATCGCGAGAATCGCTGACAATTCAGGAAGCGATGGCGGTAGCGTTTGCGGAGAACCCAGATCTAGCAGCAGCACGATGGGAAGCCGACATCGCAAAAGGGTCCGTTATACAAGCCGCTTCACTGCCAAACCCAGAGCTGTCCGTGGCTGTCGAAGATACCCGCCGTGAATCGAGCCTGACTAGCGTTGAGTTCACCCAGCCAATTGAATTGGGGGGTAAGCGTCGTGCTCGCACGACCTTTGCCGAGCGAGATCGAGATGTGGCTTTGATCCAGACAGAGCAAAAGGTCAATGAATTGCGCTCCGCGGTCATTCACGCATTCTATTCAGCGCTTCGTGCACAGGAAGCGTTTGAGCTATCCGGTAAGGCGGTAGAGCTAGCCACTCGTGGTGCTGCAGTTGCGCAAGGGCGAGTTACCGCAGGCAAGGCCTCTCCCATGGAGGCCACCCGCGCACAACTGGAGCTGTCAGACATACAGCTCAAAATGGAAAGCGCTAGATTTGACCTCGAAAATGCCTATTCGATGCTCGCCCTTGTCGGTGGTCAGGGCGCGCCGTTCTTCAACTCAGTGGAGGGAAGCTTTGAGGCTCTTCCCGCGCTGCCAGCCTCGGAAATAATACTGTCGCGTGTGGAAGGGGTACCTGAAGTCAGGTTGGCCCGCATGAATATTCTGCGGGCAGAGGCCAATGTGGGTGTTGAGAAAGCGGAGCGAATACCCACGGTGAGTCTCAGCGTGGGTAGCCAATATGATCGTGCGTTGGGGCAGCGAGTCAACCTGGTGGGTGTATCAGTGCCGTTGCCGCTGTTTAATCGCAACCGCGGAGCGCTACTCTCCGCAGCGCGAGGCGCTGACCAGGCCAGAGATATTGGGCAGGCAACAGAGTTGCGTATGCGTGCGGAAGTTCGGCGCACGTTAGAGCAATGGAAGTATGCAAAAAGAGAAGTCCATTCGCTTAATACGCGCCTGCTTCCTGACTCAGAAAATGCGTTGGAGGGCGCCGTTCGCGGTTTTGAAATGGGAAAGTTCGCGTTGATAGATGTGCTTGACGCTCAGCGTACATTCTTTGCGGTGCAGTCCCGATATATGGACTCGCTCGGAAGAGCGATTGACGCCTGGGTCAAGTTGGAAAAAATCTATGGTGTTGAGCTCGGTGTTGAGCTCGATGCCGAGTTTGATCGCTAG
- a CDS encoding heavy metal response regulator transcription factor, which translates to MRILIIEDEPKAADYLHQGLSESGYVVDKASNGVDGLHLVNQHNYDLVILDVNLPEIDGWDVLKYIRGRSGTRVIMLTARGRLADKIKGLDLGADDYLVKPFEFPELLARIRTLLRRSEQMPVPSVLKVSDLELDPARHRAFRGPQRIDLTSKEFALLHLLMRRSGEVLSRTQIISLVWDMNFDCDTNVVEVSIRRLRAKIDEPFDIKLIHTIRGVGYVLEDRG; encoded by the coding sequence ATGCGTATCCTTATTATTGAGGACGAGCCCAAAGCCGCAGACTATCTACATCAGGGTCTGAGCGAAAGTGGCTATGTAGTAGATAAGGCCTCGAATGGCGTAGATGGACTTCACTTGGTGAACCAGCATAACTATGACTTGGTCATACTTGACGTCAATCTACCTGAAATCGATGGCTGGGATGTTCTCAAGTATATTCGGGGCCGCAGCGGCACGCGCGTTATCATGCTCACGGCACGAGGCCGGCTGGCTGACAAAATAAAGGGCCTGGATCTGGGAGCCGACGACTACTTAGTCAAGCCTTTTGAGTTTCCCGAGTTACTCGCCCGCATCCGCACCTTGCTTAGACGTAGCGAGCAGATGCCCGTACCCTCGGTATTAAAGGTAAGCGATCTGGAGCTGGATCCTGCCAGACACCGCGCATTTCGAGGACCTCAACGTATCGATCTTACCAGCAAAGAGTTTGCTCTTTTACACTTGCTGATGAGAAGGTCTGGTGAAGTACTATCACGCACTCAGATTATTTCTTTAGTATGGGATATGAACTTTGATTGCGACACTAATGTTGTTGAAGTTTCTATACGCAGACTGCGTGCAAAGATAGACGAGCCCTTTGATATAAAATTAATCCATACCATAAGAGGCGTTGGCTATGTTCTTGAGGACAGAGGATGA
- a CDS encoding disulfide bond formation protein B yields the protein MSSKESIRDANRWGLLLAAWLLAVAATLAALFIGEVMGKTPCVLCWFQRIFMFPLAVMLTIACYRADFTVWLYALPLTVIGWGFALYHSLVFVGVIPEALKPCSAGTSCSGADMLIFGSVPLPLLSLAVFTAIVLLLAMIRRRALV from the coding sequence ATGAGTTCTAAGGAGTCTATACGTGACGCGAACCGCTGGGGATTATTGCTCGCCGCCTGGCTACTGGCAGTTGCAGCGACTTTAGCCGCGCTGTTTATTGGCGAAGTCATGGGCAAAACCCCGTGTGTGCTGTGCTGGTTCCAGCGGATTTTCATGTTTCCGCTCGCAGTCATGTTGACTATCGCGTGCTATCGGGCTGATTTCACCGTTTGGCTATACGCGCTGCCGCTGACCGTTATCGGCTGGGGGTTCGCCCTGTATCACAGCCTGGTTTTCGTCGGGGTGATTCCGGAGGCGCTAAAACCATGCAGCGCCGGGACCTCGTGTTCCGGCGCCGATATGCTGATCTTCGGTAGCGTGCCGCTGCCGTTGCTTTCACTGGCGGTTTTTACCGCCATTGTCCTGCTTCTTGCCATGATTCGCCGGAGAGCCCTTGTATGA
- a CDS encoding heavy metal sensor histidine kinase, producing the protein MKPPSLSLRLGLSVSLMGAALIVILAALTYAVLDHQLDSIAKNNLDGKLGQVEHSLNADMTAHALLQHPHALLDMVMGHDNLSLNIATLQPRSTVLLALGDKSAARYLSGIPVSDNSRLTEWSDAEGVDYLTVSKIISLKDGNAVKVLLTVDRSEDSTLLEMYLKSALLFLPALLALIGFGAWWIVQRGLAPLRRFRHIASLVSTQDLTHRISVDKLPQELSELAHAINFMLHRLDDGVQQLSQFSDDLAHELRSPIANLMGKAQVTLSKKRPPEEYKAVLECCTEELERVSRIVSDMLFLAQTNHPATLIPFEPIRLEQEVARLTDLFSIPAEEKQIRLNINGMGTILGDRLMIQRAISNLLSNAIRHSPTESDVHLTIERRQEIISLSVSNPGEGIAAEHLPHLFERFYRVDPSRSRSEGGTGLGLAIICSIMSLHGGSAEVSSTPGGITVFSLNFPIVEQKQPVK; encoded by the coding sequence ATGAAGCCGCCGAGTTTATCTCTGCGCCTGGGACTTTCAGTCAGCCTTATGGGTGCGGCATTGATCGTCATCTTGGCCGCGTTAACCTATGCTGTACTTGACCATCAACTCGACTCAATAGCCAAAAACAATCTGGATGGCAAACTAGGACAAGTTGAACACAGCCTGAACGCGGACATGACCGCTCACGCACTTCTGCAGCATCCGCATGCGCTGCTGGATATGGTCATGGGGCACGACAATTTAAGTCTGAATATAGCCACGTTACAGCCTCGCTCCACAGTACTGCTTGCGCTTGGAGACAAGTCAGCCGCTCGATATCTTTCGGGCATCCCTGTGTCGGACAATAGTAGATTGACCGAGTGGTCCGATGCTGAAGGCGTTGATTACCTTACCGTCTCGAAAATAATCTCGCTTAAGGACGGCAACGCGGTAAAAGTATTGTTGACCGTCGATAGATCCGAAGACAGCACATTACTTGAGATGTACCTTAAATCCGCCTTATTATTTTTACCTGCACTTTTAGCGCTGATTGGCTTTGGCGCGTGGTGGATTGTGCAAAGGGGCCTTGCGCCCTTGAGACGTTTCCGGCATATCGCATCACTCGTATCCACTCAAGACCTCACGCACCGAATATCCGTAGATAAGCTACCCCAGGAACTGAGTGAATTGGCACATGCCATCAATTTTATGCTCCATCGACTTGATGACGGCGTTCAGCAGCTTTCACAGTTCTCTGATGATCTCGCCCACGAACTGCGGTCACCTATCGCCAACCTGATGGGCAAAGCCCAAGTGACGCTGTCCAAGAAACGCCCGCCAGAAGAATATAAAGCGGTGCTTGAATGCTGTACCGAGGAACTGGAGCGCGTCTCTCGAATCGTATCTGACATGCTGTTTTTGGCGCAGACGAACCACCCAGCCACCCTGATACCTTTCGAGCCGATTCGGCTGGAACAGGAGGTTGCCCGCCTGACTGATCTTTTTAGTATTCCAGCGGAAGAAAAGCAGATCAGACTCAATATCAATGGCATGGGCACTATCCTTGGTGATCGGCTGATGATCCAGCGCGCAATATCCAACCTGCTGTCCAACGCCATCAGGCATAGCCCAACGGAATCAGATGTGCATCTAACGATAGAAAGGCGACAGGAGATTATTTCTTTGTCGGTATCCAACCCAGGCGAAGGAATTGCTGCCGAACATCTTCCGCATTTATTTGAGCGTTTTTACAGAGTTGACCCAAGCCGTTCCCGCTCCGAAGGCGGAACCGGTCTTGGGCTGGCAATCATTTGCTCCATCATGAGTTTACATGGCGGTTCTGCCGAAGTGAGCAGCACCCCAGGAGGGATTACCGTTTTTAGCCTTAACTTTCCGATAGTCGAACAGAAACAGCCTGTCAAATAG
- a CDS encoding efflux RND transporter periplasmic adaptor subunit has product MASTNPKKQYLIIAVVLAVGLVLAGLMVRDGEESVETDAHGQESNHEDAAGHDDEERRNGSSATDGADPEHQEALEAVTGPKGGKLFTKGDYGVEVTIFEEGADPEFRVYTYLDGELLDPAKSTVEMQLHRLGQDAQVIQFTQMNDYLLGDQVVIEPHSFRVDLDVQYGGSTFAFSYEQVEARVTLSDAQLEQGGVSVATAGPTTIASLVQTLGEVRYNNDNTVQVVPQLSGRVTSVSANAGDKVRKGQVLATVTSQALATVRGELLAAQKRSQLAQRTFDRERQLWKEKISAEQDFLQAQLELQEANIAVQRLQEQVAWVGGSAAVSLTEFGIVSPIDGVITEKKISVGEIVNEASSVFTVSDLSSVWIEATVSAKDLGAIAEGQRAMVSASAFSATAEGHISYISALVGAQSRSAVARIVLDNADGIWRPGLLATVDIVTDETTVPIAVSTDAVQTIRDWSVVFGRFGSFFEARPVELGRTDGRFVEVLSGLKSGDQYAQDNSFLVKAELGKAGASHDH; this is encoded by the coding sequence ATGGCATCCACAAATCCCAAAAAGCAGTATTTGATAATAGCAGTGGTGCTCGCGGTGGGATTGGTTCTCGCTGGTTTGATGGTAAGAGACGGTGAGGAATCGGTCGAAACTGATGCGCATGGCCAGGAATCGAATCATGAAGATGCGGCAGGCCACGATGACGAGGAGCGTCGCAACGGATCTTCGGCTACTGACGGCGCTGATCCGGAACATCAGGAGGCCCTCGAAGCTGTGACCGGCCCGAAGGGCGGCAAGCTTTTCACAAAGGGTGACTACGGCGTTGAGGTGACAATATTTGAAGAGGGCGCGGACCCTGAATTTCGGGTTTATACCTATCTTGATGGTGAATTGCTGGACCCGGCCAAGAGCACAGTGGAAATGCAATTGCACCGGCTTGGGCAAGATGCGCAGGTCATACAATTTACCCAGATGAACGACTATCTTTTGGGCGATCAGGTCGTAATTGAGCCTCATTCCTTCCGGGTTGACCTGGACGTTCAATACGGGGGATCCACATTCGCTTTTAGCTACGAGCAGGTTGAGGCACGTGTAACGCTTAGCGATGCGCAGCTTGAGCAGGGTGGCGTCAGCGTGGCAACCGCGGGTCCGACAACAATCGCGTCGCTTGTTCAGACGTTGGGTGAAGTTCGCTACAACAATGACAACACTGTCCAGGTCGTGCCTCAACTCTCGGGGCGCGTTACGTCGGTGTCGGCTAATGCCGGTGACAAAGTTCGCAAAGGCCAGGTTCTGGCAACGGTTACAAGTCAGGCGTTGGCAACAGTGCGCGGGGAGTTACTGGCGGCACAAAAACGATCCCAGTTGGCGCAAAGAACCTTTGATCGGGAACGGCAGCTTTGGAAAGAAAAAATCTCCGCCGAGCAAGACTTTCTTCAGGCGCAGCTTGAGCTGCAAGAAGCCAATATTGCGGTCCAGCGCCTTCAGGAACAGGTTGCATGGGTGGGTGGGTCTGCTGCGGTGAGCCTGACCGAGTTCGGGATCGTCTCTCCAATCGACGGTGTTATCACAGAGAAAAAAATCTCGGTGGGCGAGATTGTAAACGAGGCATCTTCTGTCTTTACCGTGTCCGACCTGTCTTCAGTCTGGATAGAGGCGACCGTCTCGGCAAAGGATCTTGGTGCCATAGCCGAGGGGCAGCGAGCGATGGTAAGCGCCAGCGCTTTTTCCGCAACCGCCGAGGGGCACATATCTTACATCAGTGCGTTGGTGGGGGCTCAGTCGCGCTCCGCCGTAGCGCGTATTGTTTTGGATAATGCCGACGGCATCTGGCGTCCTGGTCTTTTGGCTACTGTCGATATTGTCACTGACGAGACGACTGTGCCGATCGCGGTATCGACCGATGCCGTGCAGACGATCCGAGACTGGTCCGTCGTGTTTGGACGCTTCGGCAGCTTTTTTGAAGCGCGGCCAGTTGAACTCGGGAGGACTGACGGCCGTTTTGTAGAGGTTCTATCGGGGCTCAAGTCCGGCGACCAATATGCGCAGGACAATAGCTTCCTTGTAAAGGCCGAGCTTGGAAAAGCCGGCGCGAGCCATGACCATTAA